Sequence from the Spirochaetota bacterium genome:
TTCATCACACAAATAGAATCAGCACTAAAATGTAATTCAGGAGTAATATATCCAATATCACGAATTGCTTGTCGTGCTAATTTTTGTATATCAACATAAGTAGAAGTTGTAATTTCTCCACCAATAACTAGCATTCCTGTAGTAGCATAACACTCACAAGCAACCCGACTATTTGGATCTTTTGTAAGACAAGCATCTAAAATAGTATCAGAAACAAGATCACAAACTTTATCAGGATGTCCTTCAGAGACTGATTCTGATGTAAAAAAATATTTTGACATATTGACCTCTATAATATTGTATTATATTATATTATATATGTCAATCACATAATATTAACCATAAACATATATAAATTGAATACAAATAAATTTTATACATACTAGATTATCAATTTTACTATTTTTAAAAATAATAAAACATCTTAAATTAGATGTTTTATTTATTTATAATATATTTATTAATAATTTCTATTCTTTAATAGTTTTCATCATACGATTCATCTTCAGTATATTCTTCAGTAGCTTCTTCTATTACAGCTTCTTCTATTACAGCTTCTTCTATTACAGCTTCTTCTATTACAGCTTCTTCTATTACAGCTTCTTCTATTACAGCTTCTTCTATTACAGCTTCTTCTATTACAGCTTCTTCATATATAGTAGGAGCTCCTATCGTTGGAGGAACTGTATCTAATGTAATACTAAAATTATCTGTTGGATTTTGTTTTGTATTAAGAATGTCTACAGGCACAATATTTGACGCTGAATTCATAGAACCGGATAGCTCTTTCAATTTTTGAGGATTATTCATCATCCCTTGTCTGAGAAATTCTTCTGCTAAATTATCAATAGCAGCATCTGTAGATCTTTGAGCAGCCAGTGCTGCAGATTGAGCTTCATAAGCACGAATCTGTGCTTTCGTACTAGCACCCTGTTCTCTTAAAAGTCTTTCGGCAGCATTACGAGCTAAGCGTTCTGTTTTATAATTTTTTTCTGCTGATAATTTTTCAGTTAGTATTTCATCATAACGCTCTCTAGCTAATAAATCTATTTGTATTTGTTTATCTTTTAGAGTATTGGCTTCTCTCGTCCATTTTTCAGCTTCTGTTCTCCAATATTCAGCTTCCTTAGTCCATTCAGAAGCTTGTTGACGTAATCGCTCAGCTTCTGATCTAGATTTAGCTGCTAGAACAAGATCTGTATTGACTCTCTCTTTTTCAGTTTGTTCCTGAAGTTGTCCAATTCTTGTAGATCGCATTTTTACAAATAAATAATCAACAATTTTTTGTTCTCCAGCTTTTGCTGCTATAGTTAATGGTGTAAGATTTTTATTATTAACAACATATACATCTGCACCGTTGTTTATAAGATATTCAACACCTGAAAAAGAACCTATAGCCGCAGCATAATGAAGTGGAGTAAATCCGTCAATATCTTGAGCATTAATATCATACCCTTTATCTACAAGTACTCTAATCATTTCTATATAACCTTGTGCTGCTGCCCAATGTAATGGTGAATAGTTTGATGACATTGTTTGTGTGGACTGCCCATAAGAACTAGTTGATATCAAAAATCCTACAATTGTACATAATACTATTTGTTGCATATCCTTACCTCTTAATACTATCATATTCTTACTATTATTCATAAAGAATCAATGATTTATCGGAATTTTTATACAAAAATTAAAATTTTATCTTGTTTTTATTTATATATACTGCTATATATTTATTCCAACAACTACACTAGTTGTATCGGGTATTCTAA
This genomic interval carries:
- a CDS encoding ankyrin repeat domain-containing protein, whose translation is MQQIVLCTIVGFLISTSSYGQSTQTMSSNYSPLHWAAAQGYIEMIRVLVDKGYDINAQDIDGFTPLHYAAAIGSFSGVEYLINNGADVYVVNNKNLTPLTIAAKAGEQKIVDYLFVKMRSTRIGQLQEQTEKERVNTDLVLAAKSRSEAERLRQQASEWTKEAEYWRTEAEKWTREANTLKDKQIQIDLLARERYDEILTEKLSAEKNYKTERLARNAAERLLREQGASTKAQIRAYEAQSAALAAQRSTDAAIDNLAEEFLRQGMMNNPQKLKELSGSMNSASNIVPVDILNTKQNPTDNFSITLDTVPPTIGAPTIYEEAVIEEAVIEEAVIEEAVIEEAVIEEAVIEEAVIEEAVIEEATEEYTEDESYDENY